The genomic region ACCGTGATCTTCTCGTCGTGCTTGACCCGTCCACTGGCAGCGGGCTTGACCGGCTCCTCGGACGGCGCGACGGGTTCGGGTGCCGTGGACGTCGACGCGGACGTGGACCGGAACAGCTCGTCGGCCCCCGGCATCGTCGGTCGGCGGGCGGAACCGCCGCCCGAGCTCACGCCGCGGGGCATCGCACCAGGACCTCTCGCGCCAGCTGGCGGTAGGCGTCGGCACCGGGCGAGCTGGGGGCGTACTCGGTGATGGGTTCGCCCGCGACGGTCGAGTCGGAGAACTTGACGGTGCGGCGGATGACGGTGTGGAACACGAGGTCGCCCCAGCCCTGGACGAGCGTCTGCAGGACCTCGCGGCCGTGCAGCGTACGGCTGTCGTACATCGTGCCGAGCAGGCCCACGATCTGCAGGCGCGGGTTGGTGCGCTCGCGCACCTTCTCGATCGTCTCCTTCAGGAGCGCGACCCCGCGCAGCGCGAAGTACTCGCACTCCAGCGGGATGATGACCCCGTCGGACGCGGTCAGGGCGTTGACGGTCAGCAGTCCGAGCGAGGGCTGGCAGTCGACGAGGATCACGTCGTAGTCGTCGCGCACGTCGTAGAGGGCGCGGGCGAGGGCCTGCTCGCGGCCGACCTCGGTGACGAGCTGCATCTCCGCGGCGGAGAGGTCGATGTTGGCCGGCGCGAGGTCCAGCCCCGGGACGGATGTGGGGCTGATGATGTCGCGCAGGGACAGCGACCGGTCCATCAGGACGTGGTAGATGCTCTGGTCGAGCTCGTGGGCGTTGAGACCCAGGCCCACGGTGAGCGAACCCTGGGGGTCGAAGTCGACGAGCAGCACGCGACGGCCGGCCTCGACGAGCGCGGCACCGAGGCTGATCGTGGTGGTCGTCTTGCCGACGCCACCCTTCTGGTTGCACATCGACAAGACCGTGGCCGGGCCGGGACGACGGGGCTGGATCTCACCGAACTCCGGTGTCGGACGCCCCGTGGGTCCGGTTTCCTGACTCATCTCGTCCCCATCTTCTCCAGTGCCAACAGTGCCGCTCACCCTATCGCTGTCGCCGCCGGCGACCCGCGATTGAGGCAACACGACAGAGTAACCGTCTTCCACCACGGGCCGAGGCCGGCCGGGGGCCGCGGCGCCGCGCCAGGAACCTCAGCGTCGGGCTCGGGGGTGCGCCGTCGCGTACACCTCGCGGAGGCGGTCGACCGTGACGAGCGTGTAGATCTGCGTCGTCGTGACCGAAGCGTGGCCGAGCAGCTCCTGCACGACGCGGACGTCGGCACCGCCGTCGAGCAGGTGGGTCGCGAAGGAGTGCCGCAGCGTGTGCGGCGACACGTCGACGCCGATCCCGGCGAGCCGGGCCGTGCGGGTCAGGACGGTCCACGCGCTCTGGCGCGAGAGGCGACCACCGCGGGCGTTGAGGAACAGGGCCGATGACGAGGTGGGCGTGCTCGCCGTCGAGGACACGAGGGCCGGACGCGCGGTGGTCAGGTACGTCTCGATCGCGGCGAGCGCATAGCTCCCGACCGGGACGATCCGCTGCTTGCCGCCCTTGCCGCGCAGGAGCAGGGCCCCGTCCTCGCGATCGAGGTCGTCGATGTCGATCCCCACGGCCTCCGAGATGCGGGCCCCGGTGCCGTAGAGGATCTCCAGCAACGCACGGTCGCGACGGGCCAGCGTCGTGCCGGGGGCCCCGGCCGTCTCCAGGATGGCCTCGATCTGGTCGAGCGGCAGCGCCTTCGGCAGCCTCTGGTCGGGGCGAGGTGGTCGCACCTCGGCGGTGACGTCGACCGCGACGAGCTGCTCCCGCAGCCAGAAGCGGTGGAGTCCTCGCACCGTCACGACGTGACGGGCCACGCTGGCCGGCCCCAGGGGCGGGTGGTCGTCGTCGCCGGTGCGCAGCGCAGCCACGAATCCCTGGACGTCGGCCTCCGCGACGTCGGCCGGGCTCGACCGCCCGATCAAGGCGAGGTGGTCGAGATAGCGCCGCAGGTCGCGGCGGTAGGACGTCACGGTGTTGTCGGCGAGGCCACGCTCGACGCCGAGGTGCGCGAGGTAGTCGAGGATCGCGCGGTCGAGGTCCTGCCCCTCGCTCATCGACGTGCTCGCCGGCGGGCACTCACCGCGTGCGCCGGGCGTGCTCGGCCAGGATCGAGCCGATGGCTGCACCGTTCGAGATGCGTCCGGCCAGCACCGCGTCGACGGCGTCCGGGAACGGGAGCCACCACTGGCCCATGTCGGCCTCCTCGGCGTGCCGCTCCGTGCGCTCGTGCTGCGGGATCGGCGACAGACCCGTGGCGCGGAACACCGTCAGCGCCTCGCTCGTGTAGCCGGGCGAGGACCGCACGACGAGCTGGTGCTCCCAGTGCTCGGCCCGGACGTCGGCCTCCTCCGCGAGCTCGCGGGCGGCGGTCGCGAGCTCGTCCTCGCCCTCGACGTCCAGCACCCCGGCCGGCAGCTCGACCATGCGTCGCCCGACCGCGTGCCGGTACTGCGCCACCAGGAGGAGTCGGTCGTCATCATCGAGGGCGAGCACGCCGACCGCGTGACGCGGCTGCACGACCGCGCGCAGGTGCTGGCCCCCGGACGGATCGACGATCGTGTCGCGGCGCAGGGCGACGTAGGGCGTGTCGTAGACCGACTCCGACGCCGCGACGGGCCAGGCGGCGTCGGAGTCGGCGATGTCTGTCGGGGCGAGCCGGCCGGGCAGGCTCGGGTGCAGGCGGGTTCCGTCGCCGGTCACTCCGCCTCCGCCTGGTCCTGGGCTGCGACCTCGACGGGCAGCCGAGTCTCGCGCTGGCGCTGCAGCGCCGCCTTCACCAGCCCGGCGAACAGCGGGTGGGGCCGCGTGGGCCGCGACTTGAGCTCGGGATGGGCCTGGGTCGCGACGTAGTAGGGATGCACCTCGCGCGGGAGCTCCACGAACTCGACCAGGGTGCCGTCGGGCGACGTGCCGCTGAACGACAGGCCGGCCTCGGCGATCTGGTCGCGGTAGGTGTTGTTGACCTCGTAGCGGTGGCGGTGGCGCTCCTCGACCTTGTCGGTGCCGTAGACCTCGGCCACGATGCTGCCCGGCGTGAGCGAGGCGGGGTATCGGCCGAGGCGCATCGTGCCGCCGAGGTCGCCCGCACCATCGACGAACGCCTGCTGCTCGGCCATCGTGGCGATGACCGGCGCGGCCGTGTTCGCATCGAACTCCGTGGAGCTCGCATCGACGATGCCGGCCTCGTGCCGCGCGTACTCGATCACGATGCACTGCAGACCGAGGCAGAGACCGAGGGTCGGGATCTTGCGCTCGCGCACGTACTTCAGGGCGCCGATCTTGCCCTCGATGCCACGGATGCCGAATCCCCCCGGGACGCAGATCGCGTCGACGTCACCCAGCATGCGGGCCGCGCCGGCCTCGGTGGCGCACTCGTCGGACGGCACCCACCGCAGGTGGACCTTGGCGTCGTTAGCGAAGCCGCCCGCGCGCAGCGCCTCACCGACCGACAGGTAGGCGTCCGGGAGGTCGATGTACTTGCCGACCAGGGCGATCGTGACCTCGTCGGCCGGCTCGTGGACCCGGCGCAGCAGCGCGTCCCACTCGGTCCAGCTGACGTCGCGGAACGGCAGGTCGAGGCGTCGCACGACGTAGGCGTCGAGGCCCTCGGAGTGGAGCACCTTCGGGATGTCGTAGATCGACGGGGCGTCCGAGGCGGTCACGACGGCCTCGGGCTCCACGTCGCACATCAGCGAGATCTTGCGCTTGACGCTCTCGGGGATCTCGCGGTCCGAGCGGCAGACGATCGCGTCAGGCTGGATGCCGATCGAGCGCAGCGCGGCCACCGAGTGCTGCGTGGGCTTGGTCTTGAGCTCGCCGGACGGACCGATGAACGGCACGAGCGAGACGTGCAGGAAGAACACGTTCGTGCGGCCGATCTCGTGGCGCACCTGACGGGCCGACTCCAGGAACGGCTGGCTCTCGATGTCGCCCACCGTGCCGCCGATCTCGTGGATCACGACGTCGACGTCCGGGCCGCCCATCGAGAGCATGCGGTCCTTGATCTCGTTGGTGATGTGCGGGATCACCTGCACCGTGTCGCCGAGGTAGTCGCCGCGACGCTCGCGCGCGATGACGTCGGAGTACACCTGACCCGTCGTGACGTTGGCGCGACCCACGAGGTCCTCGTCGAGGAACCGCTCGTAGTGACCGATGTCGAGGTCGGTCTCCGCCCCGTCGTCGGTGACGAAGACCTCACCGTGCTGGAACGGGTTCATCGTGCCGGGATCGACGTTGAGGTACGGATCCAGCTTCTGCATCGTGACGCGCAGACCGCGCGACTTGAGCAGTCGTCCCAAGCTCGAGGCGGTCAGCCCCTTGCCGAGCGACGACGCGACGCCGCCGGTGACGAAAACGTGCTTGGTGACGGCGGTGTTGGCCAAGGCGACTCCCGTGGTTGCGCCCCGAGACCGGGGCCGGATGGAAACTCCACCACGGGATTCCAGCCTACACCTCGGGAGGCGCTACTGGGGCAGCTGTCCGTCGGCGCTGCGTGTCGTGCCCCAGGAGCCGTTCTCGCCCGCCGCCGATCGCACGAGGGCGAGGACCGACACGAGTCGTCCGGCGGCGAGGTCGGTCACGTCGACCGTCGAGAACGACCCGGAGCCGTTGTTGGAGCGCACCTGGTCCAGCACGCCCCCGTCGACGCTCGTGGTCGACGGTCCCACCAGGGCGCCGCCGGCGCCGCTCGTGGCGAGCTGGGAGGTGACGTCGGCGAGGATCTCGCCGCGGGCGCTGTCGGCCGAGGACGGCCCGACCACGACGAGCGCGAGATCGGCGCTCTGCGTGGGCGGCGTGGGCAGGTCCAGCAGACCGCCCTGCTCGAAGGCCGAGCGGATCGTGGAGGCCTGCTCGTCGAGCTCCCCATCGCCCATCAGGGCACGGGCCAGCGCGGCCCCGATACGGGTGTAGCTGTCGCCGGCGGCCTGGACGCCCGGGACGTCGGCGGCGGACTGCTCGGCGATCTGCTCGGCGAACTGGCGGTTGGCCGAGTCCAGCAGCTTGGTGGTCAGGGCGACCTCGCCCACGACCGTGCCTCCGGCGTCGCCGATGCGGGTCGTGAGGTCGTCGATCTCGGAGGTCTTGGCGCCCGGCGTGGTCACGACGACGACCCGGCGCTCGGCCAGGCCGGTGCCCACCAGGCCCGACGACGCATCGGCGAACGCGGTCTCGAACGCCTGCTCGGCGACGTCGGCGCGGGACTCGCCGCCGGCTCCCCCGCCTTCGTCGGAGTCGACGAAGGCGACCCCGAGCGCGACCCCCACGGCCAGCGCGAGGAAGACGGCCGCGAGCGAGACGACGTGGTAGCGGAAGTTGATCACGAGCGAAGTCCTTCGATCCACGAGACGAGGTCGCCGAACTGGTCGGAGACCCACCCGGTGACGTCGCCACCGGCAGAGGTGAGCGACAGCGCGACGCCCAGGGCGACGACGGCGCTCAGCACGAGGAACGCGATCGGCCAGATCGTGATGCGCCCCGTCGTGAGGTGGCCGACGACCTTGGCGTCGACGAGCTTCGCGGCCGAGCGCAGACGTACGACGAACGCAGGCCCGACCAGACCCGGGCTCTGGCCGAGGAAGTCCGACAGCGTCGGCGCGGCACCGGCGTGCACGATGACCGAGGCGCCGTTGGCGTCGGCCAGCAGGATCGCCAGGTCGGCGTCCTCGCCGTCGGCCACGAAGGGCACCACGTCCTTCTGGTGCTTCTCGAGGCGCTCCGGGGTTCGGATCTGGCCCGATGCCGTCGTGACGACGACCTCGTGCGAACGATCCAGCACGGCCGAGCTGAAGCCGTCGACGCCGCCAACCACGACGTCGGGCTTGTAGCCCGCCGCCAGGATCAGGTCGGCGCCCTTGCCGGCGCCCACCAGGACCGGGTCGCGGTCGAGCACGAAGCGCTTGAGCGACTTCAGGTCGGCCGCGGCGTCGAAGGAGTCCGACACGACGATGACGGCCCGACCCTTGAGGCGGGTCGTGAGTCGAGGCACGCGCACCCCGTCGAGCAGCATCGCGTGCTCGCGCCGCAGGTGGTCGGAGGCATTGACCGCCATCGTGTCGAGGCGGGTCGCGAAGTCGCTGGACGCCTCCGAGTAGTCGGCCGTGGCCTGGGCGCCGTCGCGCGCGATGCCGCTCGCGACCAGCACGCCCTCCCGGTAGATCTTGCCCTCGTGGACCCGGACCAGATCGCCACTGCGCAATCGGGTGACGATGCCGTCACCCACCTGGTCGACCAGGGGGATGCCCGCCTCGGCCAGCATCTCGGGGCCGGCGCTCGGGAACCTCCCCGTGGTGGACGGGGCGACGTTGACGACGGCAGCGACCCGGAGCTTGACCAGCTCGGCCGCGTCGTCGCCGTCAAGATCGGTGCGATCGATGATCGCGACGTCGCCGGCGCGGACACCTGCAGTCACCTCGGCGCCGGGTCGCGCGATCCGCGCGGGCCCGGAGACACCGGGGGCGTCGGACGTGCGACCGCCGCCTCGCTTGAAGATGGACATCGCCGCCCATCGTGCCACGGGAGACCCTCGGATCCCGGGAGCCACCGGGGCGGTGTGTCAAGCGTGTCCGGCGAGCTCCAGGAGCTCTCGCGCGTGCTGCTGAGCCGCCGAGGAGTCCTCCAGGCCGGCCAGCATGCGGGCGAGCTCGTCGACACGGTCCTGGCCCTCGAGGCGCACGACCGAGCTGCTGGTGACGTTGCCGTCGTCGTCCTTGAGGACCCGGAAGTGGTGCTGCGCGAACGCGGCCACCTGAGGCAGGTGGGTCACGGCCAGCACCTGGGCGTTCGTCGCCAGCGCAGCGAGCCGTCGGCCCACCTCGACCGCGGCACGGCCGCCGATGCCGGCGTCGACCTCGTCGAACACCAGGGTCGGGACGTCGGACCGGTCGGCGAGGACGACTTCGAGCGACAGCATGAGACGCGAGAGCTCGCCACCGCTCGCGCCCTTGGCCAGGGGGCGAGGAGTCGCGCCCGAGTTGGCCGCGAAGAGCAGCTCGACGGTGTCGCCGCCCGCCGGCCCCAGCTCGGCCTCACGGACGTCGACGACCAGGCGCGCCGACTTCATCGACAGCGCCTCGAGCTCGGCACGGACCTCGTCCGAGAGACGCTCGCCGGCCTCACGGCGGGCTTCGCCCAACGCCGTGGCGAGCGTCGTCAGCTCCGCGTGGAGCCGCTCCCGCTCGGCCTCCAGCCCGGCGACGGTGTCGTCGTCGGCCCCCAGGTCGAGCACGCGCCGACGGGCGTCGTCGGCCCACGCCAGGACGTCGTCGAGATCGGGACCGTACTTGCGCTGGAGCTGGGTCAGCTGCGCGCGGCGGTCCTGCACCGTGGCCAGGCCGGCCGGATCGAGGTCGACCGAGGACAGGTAGCCGGCCAGGTCGCCGGCGAGCTCGGTCACCGAGACCGTCAGGTCACGGGCGCGGGACGCCAGCGACTCCAGCTCCGGGTCGTGCCCGGCCTGGGCCTCGAGCTCTGAGGTGGCCTGGGCGACCAGCGGCCCGGCGCCCTCGGGACCGATCGCCTGCTCGACGTCGCCCGCGAGGAGGTCGTGCGCGACCTGCGCGGCGCGGGCCAGCGACTCGGCATGCGCGAGGCGCGACTCCATGGCTTCGAGCTCGGTGTCCTCGCCCGCGACAGGGGCGACGTCGTCGATCTCGACCAGCCCGTGCTGGGCCGCGTCGAGCTCACGCGCCCGTTCCTGCGAGGCCGACCGGAGCAGACCGATACGCTCGTCGACCTCGCGCCACTGCCGGTACGCCGGGGTGTACCGGGCCAGCAGGTCCGTCACCGCCGTGCCCGCGAAGGCGTCCAGCGCAGCACGCTGGTGGGCCGGACGAGCGAGCCGGTGCTGGTCGGACTGTCCGTGGACCGCGACCAGCTCGTCGGTGAGCTGCGTCAGGAGCCCGGCGGGCACCGAGGTGCCGCCGGCGTAGGCCCGCGA from Aeromicrobium sp. Sec7.5 harbors:
- the recN gene encoding DNA repair protein RecN; translated protein: MWRHLELRSLGVIEHAELPLEAGFTVITGETGAGKTMVVTALGLLRGERSDAGLVRHGAAQARVEAIIDVAGRGSVLGAVDDAGGVVDDGELVLARAVSAQGRSRAYAGGTSVPAGLLTQLTDELVAVHGQSDQHRLARPAHQRAALDAFAGTAVTDLLARYTPAYRQWREVDERIGLLRSASQERARELDAAQHGLVEIDDVAPVAGEDTELEAMESRLAHAESLARAAQVAHDLLAGDVEQAIGPEGAGPLVAQATSELEAQAGHDPELESLASRARDLTVSVTELAGDLAGYLSSVDLDPAGLATVQDRRAQLTQLQRKYGPDLDDVLAWADDARRRVLDLGADDDTVAGLEAERERLHAELTTLATALGEARREAGERLSDEVRAELEALSMKSARLVVDVREAELGPAGGDTVELLFAANSGATPRPLAKGASGGELSRLMLSLEVVLADRSDVPTLVFDEVDAGIGGRAAVEVGRRLAALATNAQVLAVTHLPQVAAFAQHHFRVLKDDDGNVTSSSVVRLEGQDRVDELARMLAGLEDSSAAQQHARELLELAGHA
- the steA gene encoding putative cytokinetic ring protein SteA, translating into MSIFKRGGGRTSDAPGVSGPARIARPGAEVTAGVRAGDVAIIDRTDLDGDDAAELVKLRVAAVVNVAPSTTGRFPSAGPEMLAEAGIPLVDQVGDGIVTRLRSGDLVRVHEGKIYREGVLVASGIARDGAQATADYSEASSDFATRLDTMAVNASDHLRREHAMLLDGVRVPRLTTRLKGRAVIVVSDSFDAAADLKSLKRFVLDRDPVLVGAGKGADLILAAGYKPDVVVGGVDGFSSAVLDRSHEVVVTTASGQIRTPERLEKHQKDVVPFVADGEDADLAILLADANGASVIVHAGAAPTLSDFLGQSPGLVGPAFVVRLRSAAKLVDAKVVGHLTTGRITIWPIAFLVLSAVVALGVALSLTSAGGDVTGWVSDQFGDLVSWIEGLRS
- a CDS encoding NUDIX hydrolase translates to MTGDGTRLHPSLPGRLAPTDIADSDAAWPVAASESVYDTPYVALRRDTIVDPSGGQHLRAVVQPRHAVGVLALDDDDRLLLVAQYRHAVGRRMVELPAGVLDVEGEDELATAARELAEEADVRAEHWEHQLVVRSSPGYTSEALTVFRATGLSPIPQHERTERHAEEADMGQWWLPFPDAVDAVLAGRISNGAAIGSILAEHARRTR
- a CDS encoding CTP synthase, whose translation is MANTAVTKHVFVTGGVASSLGKGLTASSLGRLLKSRGLRVTMQKLDPYLNVDPGTMNPFQHGEVFVTDDGAETDLDIGHYERFLDEDLVGRANVTTGQVYSDVIARERRGDYLGDTVQVIPHITNEIKDRMLSMGGPDVDVVIHEIGGTVGDIESQPFLESARQVRHEIGRTNVFFLHVSLVPFIGPSGELKTKPTQHSVAALRSIGIQPDAIVCRSDREIPESVKRKISLMCDVEPEAVVTASDAPSIYDIPKVLHSEGLDAYVVRRLDLPFRDVSWTEWDALLRRVHEPADEVTIALVGKYIDLPDAYLSVGEALRAGGFANDAKVHLRWVPSDECATEAGAARMLGDVDAICVPGGFGIRGIEGKIGALKYVRERKIPTLGLCLGLQCIVIEYARHEAGIVDASSTEFDANTAAPVIATMAEQQAFVDGAGDLGGTMRLGRYPASLTPGSIVAEVYGTDKVEERHRHRYEVNNTYRDQIAEAGLSFSGTSPDGTLVEFVELPREVHPYYVATQAHPELKSRPTRPHPLFAGLVKAALQRQRETRLPVEVAAQDQAEAE
- a CDS encoding copper transporter, which codes for MINFRYHVVSLAAVFLALAVGVALGVAFVDSDEGGGAGGESRADVAEQAFETAFADASSGLVGTGLAERRVVVVTTPGAKTSEIDDLTTRIGDAGGTVVGEVALTTKLLDSANRQFAEQIAEQSAADVPGVQAAGDSYTRIGAALARALMGDGELDEQASTIRSAFEQGGLLDLPTPPTQSADLALVVVGPSSADSARGEILADVTSQLATSGAGGALVGPSTTSVDGGVLDQVRSNNGSGSFSTVDVTDLAAGRLVSVLALVRSAAGENGSWGTTRSADGQLPQ
- a CDS encoding site-specific tyrosine recombinase XerD, whose product is MSEGQDLDRAILDYLAHLGVERGLADNTVTSYRRDLRRYLDHLALIGRSSPADVAEADVQGFVAALRTGDDDHPPLGPASVARHVVTVRGLHRFWLREQLVAVDVTAEVRPPRPDQRLPKALPLDQIEAILETAGAPGTTLARRDRALLEILYGTGARISEAVGIDIDDLDREDGALLLRGKGGKQRIVPVGSYALAAIETYLTTARPALVSSTASTPTSSSALFLNARGGRLSRQSAWTVLTRTARLAGIGVDVSPHTLRHSFATHLLDGGADVRVVQELLGHASVTTTQIYTLVTVDRLREVYATAHPRARR
- a CDS encoding ParA family protein, whose protein sequence is MSQETGPTGRPTPEFGEIQPRRPGPATVLSMCNQKGGVGKTTTTISLGAALVEAGRRVLLVDFDPQGSLTVGLGLNAHELDQSIYHVLMDRSLSLRDIISPTSVPGLDLAPANIDLSAAEMQLVTEVGREQALARALYDVRDDYDVILVDCQPSLGLLTVNALTASDGVIIPLECEYFALRGVALLKETIEKVRERTNPRLQIVGLLGTMYDSRTLHGREVLQTLVQGWGDLVFHTVIRRTVKFSDSTVAGEPITEYAPSSPGADAYRQLAREVLVRCPAA